AGTGCATCTGGTGGCGGGCAGTCCGGGGGCGCGCGTGGTCGCCGTGGACGTCTCGGACGAGTCGCTCGCGCAGGCCCGCGCCCGGGTCCCAGGCGTGGAGTGGTACCGCGCCGACCTGTTCGATCTGCCCTTCGCCGACACCGCGTTCGACCACGTCTTCATCTGCTTCGTGCTGGAGCATCTGAAGGACCCGGAGGGCGCGTTGGCCGGGCTGCGGCGCGTGCTGCGGCCGGGCGGCACGGTCACGGTGATCGAGGGGGACCATGGCTCGGCGTTCTTCCACCCCGACAGCGCCGACGCCCGCGCGGCGATCGGCTGCCTGGTCTCGCTCCAGTCGGCGGCCGGCGGCGACGCGCTGATCGGCCGCCGCCTCCAGCCGCTGCTGGCCGGGGCCGGATACGCCGACATCACGGTCCGCCCGCGCACGGTCTACGCCGACCGCACCCGGCCCGCGCTGGTCGAGGGCTTCACCCGCGACACGTTCACCGCGATGGTCGAAGGCCTCAGCGACGAGGCGCTGGCCGCCGGGCTGACCACCCACGCCGACTGGGCCCGGGGCATCGCGGACCTGCGCCGCACGGCGGAGGACGGCGGGACGTTCCACTACACGTTCTTCAAGGCCGTCGCCGTGAACCCGCCCGATGCCGCGTGACCGCTGTCCTGTTCGCCCTGGTGCTGCTGACACCGCTCCTCTGGGGCCTGGAACGCAACCACCGCCGCCCGACCGTCCCCCAGCCGCCCCCGGCAGGCTGCTCGGACACCTCCCGGGACCGGGACACCGAACGCCTCCTCGCGGACCTGCGCGGCGCGGAACAGACCTCGTGTTGACGGGATCCCGTCCGATCATTCCGATCGGGCGGGATCTTGGCGTTTCCAGAGCTTGTCCGAGGTCCGGGGCTTGTCCGAGGTAGGGCCCGACCGTGGGCGGGCTTCGGTGTGGTCTCCGGGTAACCACACCTGCCGACCGAGGGCCTCGTCTCCTCGGCGGGCACCGCCCGAGACGCCGGCTGGGGCGTGAAGTTCACGGTAGGCGCCAGGTCGCCCGACGGTCATGCGGCCGGGACACCTCGTTCCACCGCCGTCGACAGATCACGAGAGGTCTGGTCGGGCGTCATCGAGCGTTCTCCTCCGCGCGCCAAGGTCCAGGAGGTTTTCGGTCGACCTGTCAGCGTCGACCACTGTCAGGAAGGGAATGTCATGTCTCGCACCAGGCGCGCTCTTGGCGCCGTCTTTGTCGTAGTCGTGTCGCTGCTGGTCGGGTTCGCGGGGACCACCGCCGCCGCCACCCAGCCGAGTGTCGACGTCATCGCGCACCGGGGCTCGTCGGGCGTCGCACCGGAGAACACCCTCGCGTCCGTACAGCTGGCCATCGCGCAGAGGTCCGATGTCGTGGAGAACGACATCCAGCGCACCCGGGACGGTGAGCTGGTGATCGTGCACGATACGACGCTGACTCGTACCACCGACGTCGAGCAGGTCTTCCCCGACCGCGCGCCCTGGAACGTCCGCGACTTCACCCTGGCTGAGATCAGACAGCTCGACGCGGGTTCGTGGTTCGCTCCGGAATTCGCGGGGGAGCGGGTGCCCACGCTTGCCGAGTGGGTCAACGCCGTCGGAAACCGCGCCGGCATGCTGCTGGAGCCGAAGTCTCCGGAGCTCTACCCCGGCATCGCGTCCGATCTCGACGAGGAGCTGCGCTCACTGCCGGCCTTCAACCGCGCCCTCGATGCCGATCGCGTCGTCGTCCAGTCCTTTGACCACGTGTGGCTGCGCGCCTACAAGGATCTGGCTCCCGACGTACCCGTTGGGCTGCTCTACGGCAGCAAGCCGACCGAGGCGGACATCGCCGCGGCGGCGACGTGGGCGCAGCAGGTCAACCCCGCGCTCGGTGTGATCGACCAGACCACGGTCGACCAGGTCCACGCACGCGGCATGGAGATCCATGTGTGGACCGTCAACGCTGGTCAAGACATGCGCCGGGCGATCAACTGGCAGGTCGACGGCGTCATCACCAACTACCCGCAGGTGTTGCGCGACATCCTCAGGCGCGGCTGAGCCCGTCAGAGCAGGAGCGCGGAGCCGCTGCCGGCCGGCCCACTCCGCCGCCCGATGGGTGGATCTCGTTCCGCCCACCTGCCGGGGCGGAAACCGTGCCTTCGCTGGAGCGCGGGAAACGATCACCCACCAGATGAGAAATGATCTTCAAGCCCTCCAGAAGTCACAGGTCATCCGCACCCCACCGCAGGGCCGTTCACGAGACCAGGTGTGAGCGTTGAGGATCCCGTCCGATCATTCCGATCGGGCGGGGTCTTGGCGTTTCCGGGGTGGAGTCCGTCCAACGGACGGTGGTAGACGGACGCGAAGACATGACTGGCCGGTGGGAGACGATGCCGCCACACTTCCGGCTCCGCTGGGCCGCTCAACGCTGGTTCGACCACGACGAAGGACCGGACGCCACTCGTCTTGCCGCCTGAGCGCGGAACAGCCCCGCCCCCCCGTTGCTGGGGGAGCGGGGCTGCGCCATGCCCGGAACCAGGCGCTACGCAGAACTCACTTACCCGAAGAAGTTCGGATTCCGTATCCGTGTAGCGCGTCATCGAGATTCCGCACGGCGCGTGTCTGCTGCCATGAAGAAAGGGCAGCACGCAAGTCACGTACCCGCCCAATAATCCGAGGCGACCGGTTGACGGTCGTGATCCGTGCCACCGAACTGGCGATCTCGCTTGCACGGTCGATATCCCCTAGCTGGATATGCGCCGACGACTGGTCAACCAAGACGTGCGCGTATTCGGCAAGGTTGGTCTTGTCTACGAGCGGCATAGCCGTCTCAATGGCATACAGCGCGTCCTCAGGAGTACCGAGACGCAAACCGCACTCGGCGCGAATACTCCAATAAAACGACTCGTCGTAGAAGTACCACCACGAAGAGAGTGGTTGGTCAGCAGCCCGCATTTCCGCATAGGCATTGCGCTCGTCGTCCAAGGCGCGACGTGTCTTGGCGTCGTCGCCATCTGCAGCGTAGGCGCGTGCGGCGACGTCTACGGCATAAGCCCGCACCGCCCAACTGCCGGTCCCTTCCGCCCATGAGCGCGCGGCGACGGCATGGTCAATACCGACGCGGGGTTTCCCCTGCCAGGTTGCCATCTGGCTCATGGTGCACAGCACATACGAGACGAGTTCGACGTTTTCGGCGTCATGGGCGGCTGTCCTGGCGTCGTCGTAGTAATACTGTGCCGCCCTGTAGTCACCAAGGTCGAACAGTTGCCATCCGATGGTCTGGCTGAGTTCAGCATAAACTGACAACAGACGCGGTTTGAGGGTGCCTGGCGCCTCGGCCAAAAACCCGGCGATGAACTTGCGTTGCGCCAAGGCGGACTGCAAGGCGACATGAGCGCCAAGCACATCCCCTTGCTTCCGGTACGGCAACAATGCCTGTTCGGCATCGGTGACCATTGCATCATCGATGCGGCTCGGGTTCTGGACTGCTGCCGCAATACGTTCGCGACTGTCCGCTTCGGCCATGTCGAACACCGGTGACGCAGCGGCCACGGTGAGCGCAGCGCTTACTTTCTGGAGCAGGTCACGACGGTTCATATCCAAATACCCCTGCCTTATCCACGTAAGGACTATCTGGGCAAGCTCATCGAAACTTATGGTCTCAACCTGGCGTGCCAAGTCCCTGGTTGCCGCAGCAGAGAGCGCAAGTGGTGATTCCCTGCCGGAATTCAGCGCTGTAGAGGCGGCGATTGATTTTGGTGGGAGGGAGCTGTTCGCGCCGCTCGTTACCGCTTGTGCTCCACAAGCTGAGGGCGGGTCTTCACTGTCTACGAGATCTTTCGTAGTGCACCCGTAGAGCTGGGCCAATCGCCCTAGAGTGGTCAGGCTCGGTTCGTGGCCCGACTGCGGCCATGTCTCCCAATATGACAGCTTTTTTGCAGTCAATGGCCGCTCCCCATTGGCTCCGGGGAAACGCTCATTCCAGAGTTCGGCCACGGCCTGCTGACTCCAGCCCCGGGCCAGGCGCATGGCCACCCGGGCGTTGAAGGCCACCGGGGCGCGCAGCGCGGCAGGAAGAGGTACGTAGAAATCTTGGCCCGAATACGCCAACTGGAGAGCGGACGCGCTTAAATCGCGCGGGCTGCCGGTTCGAATCCGGATTCGGGCACGCCACCCCCCAATACCATCAACCGAAGTGGCACAAGAGCAATGGCCGAAGAAAAGCGTCCGGCCCCCAAGTCCGGACCGACCACAACGAGGTAACGCATGCCGAGGAAACTCGCAACCGGAAGCAAGAAGAAGAAGCGAAACTCCGGTGGAACTCAGACCGTGGAACAGCAGTTCGTCCAGCGTGTGACGGCCGACCCCGAGGGGAACCGCGCTGAGCGCCGCAAGGCGGAAAAGGAGGCAAGGAAGAAGAAGGACTAGCGCGAACTTCCCGCTCCTGATGCCTCAACTCCGTGTCAGGGGCGGGAACCCCGGCGGGAGTGTTCGCCGCACTCCCCGGGGCCGTGGCCCCAGCAGACACCGTTGACACAGGAGCTGAGACAGTGACCGACCTTATCGCGAGACTCGCCGCATGGCTGGTCTGCCTGATAGACCGCCCCAGCGGCAAGCACCGCGAACAGCGCGGCGGACGACAGCAACGAGCCGTTCACCAGACCGCCGACCCCGTAGCCCCCCCGAGCGCCCCCAAGCCACCGTCAACGTTCGGGCCGGACGCGCTCCCGCTCCTCCCCAAGCACCTCTACGAGCCCCCGGACCCGGCGAACGAGCGCGGCGCCTTCCCTCTCTCGACGTCACCGTCCACTTCAGCGGCGGCGGCACCGTGCGCGGCGTGACCCAGACCGCCGTCCGCGCCGAGCCCGGCGATTCGGGCGGCCCGCTCCACGACGGCACACGCGCGCGGGGCAGCACCTCCGGCGGCGACTGCCGGACCGGCGGGACGACGTTCTACCAGCCCGCGCCCGAGGCCCTGGGCACGTACGGCGTGAGCCTGTGCTGAGCCCGGGCGGGGGGCACGTAGGGTGGGTCCGTTCCGGAACGTGACGTCGGCGGGGGCAGGGTGGCATGAGCGCGGCGCGGGTGGTGCACACCGTGATCGACTCGCCGGTCGGCGGCCTGACGGTCGTCGCCGGCGAGGGCGGCGCGCTGACCGGGCTGTACTTCGAGGGGCATCTGCGCGGTCCCGCGCCCGAGGCCACCGGGGTCCGGGCGGACGCGGAATTCGCGGATGTCCGGGCCCAGCTGGCGGAATACTTCGCGGGCGAACGGACCCGGTTCGACGTGCCGCTCGCGCCGCGCGGCAACGCCTTCCAGCAGGCGGTGTGGCGGCTGCTGCGCGACATCCCCCACGGCGAGCGCCGCTCGTACGGTGACCTGGCCCGC
Above is a window of Streptomyces sp. NBC_01803 DNA encoding:
- a CDS encoding trypsin-like serine protease is translated as MTQTAVRAEPGDSGGPLHDGTRARGSTSGGDCRTGGTTFYQPAPEALGTYGVSLC
- a CDS encoding glycerophosphodiester phosphodiesterase produces the protein MKFTVGARSPDGHAAGTPRSTAVDRSREVWSGVIERSPPRAKVQEVFGRPVSVDHCQEGNVMSRTRRALGAVFVVVVSLLVGFAGTTAAATQPSVDVIAHRGSSGVAPENTLASVQLAIAQRSDVVENDIQRTRDGELVIVHDTTLTRTTDVEQVFPDRAPWNVRDFTLAEIRQLDAGSWFAPEFAGERVPTLAEWVNAVGNRAGMLLEPKSPELYPGIASDLDEELRSLPAFNRALDADRVVVQSFDHVWLRAYKDLAPDVPVGLLYGSKPTEADIAAAATWAQQVNPALGVIDQTTVDQVHARGMEIHVWTVNAGQDMRRAINWQVDGVITNYPQVLRDILRRG
- a CDS encoding methyltransferase domain-containing protein, with protein sequence MNDTNGMNDTNGTTGPAAAGYVHGYSAAEARRLGDQADTLAELLHADTVFPAGSRVLEVGCGVGAQTVHLVAGSPGARVVAVDVSDESLAQARARVPGVEWYRADLFDLPFADTAFDHVFICFVLEHLKDPEGALAGLRRVLRPGGTVTVIEGDHGSAFFHPDSADARAAIGCLVSLQSAAGGDALIGRRLQPLLAGAGYADITVRPRTVYADRTRPALVEGFTRDTFTAMVEGLSDEALAAGLTTHADWARGIADLRRTAEDGGTFHYTFFKAVAVNPPDAA
- a CDS encoding helix-turn-helix domain-containing protein; its protein translation is MAYSGQDFYVPLPAALRAPVAFNARVAMRLARGWSQQAVAELWNERFPGANGERPLTAKKLSYWETWPQSGHEPSLTTLGRLAQLYGCTTKDLVDSEDPPSACGAQAVTSGANSSLPPKSIAASTALNSGRESPLALSAAATRDLARQVETISFDELAQIVLTWIRQGYLDMNRRDLLQKVSAALTVAAASPVFDMAEADSRERIAAAVQNPSRIDDAMVTDAEQALLPYRKQGDVLGAHVALQSALAQRKFIAGFLAEAPGTLKPRLLSVYAELSQTIGWQLFDLGDYRAAQYYYDDARTAAHDAENVELVSYVLCTMSQMATWQGKPRVGIDHAVAARSWAEGTGSWAVRAYAVDVAARAYAADGDDAKTRRALDDERNAYAEMRAADQPLSSWWYFYDESFYWSIRAECGLRLGTPEDALYAIETAMPLVDKTNLAEYAHVLVDQSSAHIQLGDIDRASEIASSVARITTVNRSPRIIGRVRDLRAALSSWQQTRAVRNLDDALHGYGIRTSSGK
- a CDS encoding methylated-DNA--[protein]-cysteine S-methyltransferase; its protein translation is MSAARVVHTVIDSPVGGLTVVAGEGGALTGLYFEGHLRGPAPEATGVRADAEFADVRAQLAEYFAGERTRFDVPLAPRGNAFQQAVWRLLRDIPHGERRSYGDLARELGDPALAQAVGAANGRNPVSIIVPCHRVVGADGGLTGYAGGLDRKRFLLDLEEPAAVQAGRLF